In the Colletotrichum higginsianum IMI 349063 chromosome 7 map unlocalized unitig_7, whole genome shotgun sequence genome, one interval contains:
- a CDS encoding Beta-xylanase: MHIQSFTVPLLAACLPIASAQLDYYAKKAGLLYFGAATDTPGQRERAGLEAAYEQYDAILDDTNEFGQTTPTNGQKWLFTEPEPGVFNFTEGDIVTSIAEENGQLLRCHALVWHSQLAPWVETTEWTPEELTKVIIRHIHEVAGHYKGKCYAWDVVNEALNEDGTYRESVFYNVLGEEYLKLAFRTAAEVDPTAKLYYNDYNLESVGPKSEGAKRIVKLLQDDGIKVDGVGMQAHLVAHRAPTLDQQIAVIRSYAELGVEVALTELDVRIELPVNETNLEWQREAYKNSVGACVQVSACVGVTIWDFYDPFSWVPYVFDGEGAALLWFDDFSKHPAYEGVLEVLKNKTAAPCRRRRSLNSGKSKRLF, encoded by the exons ATGCATATACAATCTTTCACCGTGCCTCTGCTGGCGGCGTGTCTGCCCATCGCCTCCGCTCAGCTCGACTACTatgcgaagaaggccggtCTGTTGTACTTTGGTGCTGCGACCGACACCCCCGGACAACGTGAGCGTGCCGGTCTAGAGGCGGCCTACGAGCAGTACGATGCCATTCTCGACGACACAAACGAGTTCGGTCAGACGACGCCGACCAACGGTCAGAAG TGGCTGTTCACCGAGCCTGAGCCCGGCGTTTTCAACTTCACTGAGGGCGACATCGTCacctccatcgccgaggagaacggCCAGCTCCTCCGCTGCCACGCGCTCGTCTGGCACAGCCAGCTCGCCCCCTGGGTCGAGACGACGGAGTGGACGCCCGAGGAGCTGACCAAGGTGATTATCCGCCACATTCACGAGGTGGCTGGACACTACAAGGGCAAGTGCTATGCCTGGGATGTTGTCAATGAGGCCCTCAACGAAGACGGTACCTACCGCGAGTCCGTTTTCTACAACGTGCTCGGCGAAGAGTACCTCAAGCTGGCCTTCCGCACGGCAGCCGAGGTCGACCCCACGGCGAAGCTGTACTACAACGACTACAACCTCGAGTCCGTCGGTCCCAAGAGCGAGGGCGCCAAGCGTATCGTTAAGCTGCTCCAGGACGACGGTATCAAGGTCGACGGTGTCGGCATGCAGGCCCATCTCGTCGCACATCGCGCGCCTACTTTGGACCAGCAAATCGCTGTCATCCGCTCGTATGCCGAGCTTGGCGTTGAGGTGGCCCTGACGGAGCTGGACGTTCGCATCGAGCTCCCAGTCAACGAGACGAACCTCGAGTGGCAGAGGGAAGCTTACAAGAAC TCTGTCGGCGCCTGCGTCCAGGTCTCTGCCTGCGTTGGTGTCACCATCTGGGACTTCTACGACCCCTTCAGCTGGGTCCCCTATGTCTTTGACGGCGAGGGTGCCGCCCTTCTCTGGTTCGACGACTTCAGCAAACACCCAGCCTACGAGGGCGTTCTTGAGGTGCTGAAGAACAAGACTGCCGCGCCGTGCAGGAGAAGACGGTCTCTGAACTCTGGTAAAAGCAAGAGGCTCTTCTGA
- a CDS encoding 40S ribosomal protein S6, translating into MKLNISYPANGSQKLIDIEDERKLRVFMEKRMGAEVPGDSVGDEFKGYIFRITGGNDKQGFPMKQGVMHPTRVRLLLSEGHSCYRPRRTGERKRKSVRGCIVGMDLSVLALSIVKQGDNDIPGLTDVVHPKRLGPKRATKIRKFFGLTKDDDVRKYVIRREVQPKGEGKKPYTKAPKIQRLVTPQRLQHKRHRIALKRRQAEKVKDEANEYAQILAKRVAERKSEKAELRKRRASSMRK; encoded by the exons ATGAAG TTGAACATCTCCTACCCTGCCAATGGCAGCCAGAAGCTCATCGACATTGAGGATGAGCGCAAGCTCCGTGTCTTCATGGAGAAGCGC ATGGGCGCTGAGGTCCCCGGTGActccgtcggcgacgagttCAAGGGCTACATCTTCCGCATCAccggcggcaacgacaagCAGGGTTTCCCCATGAAGCAGGGTGTCATGCACCCTACCCGTGtccgtctccttctctctgAGGGACACTCCTGCTACCGCCCCCGCCGCACCGGCGAGCGCAAGCGCAAGTCCGTCCGTGGCTGCATCGTCGGCATGGACCTCTCCGTCCTCGCTCTCTCCATCGTTAAGCAGGGTGACAACGACATCCCCGGCCTTACCGACGTCGTTCACCCCAAGCGCCTCGGCCCCAAGCGCGCCACCAAGATCCGCAAGTTCTTCGGCCTCACCAAGGATGACGAT GTCCGCAAGTACGTCATTCGCCGCGAGGTCCAGCCCAAGggcgagggcaagaagcCTTACACCAAGGCCCCCAAGATCCAGAGACTCGTCACTCCCCAGCGTCTCCAGCACAAGCGCCACCGCATCGCTCTCAAGCGCCGCCAGGCCGAGAAGGtcaaggacgaggcc AACGAATACGCCCAGATCCTCGCCAAGCGTGTTGCCGAGCGCAAGtccgagaaggccgagctCCGCAAGCGCCGCGCCTCTTCCATGCGCAAGTAA
- a CDS encoding Aldose 1-epimerase — protein MCKTLRSSRIRGGAPLGYKLLHRPIVPSHRCSCPSLHHSRLFWPGLLCASVLCYLVWSTTLAMRFSLLPAAVGALVLPASMAQFVGGPDGNTTTAPAASPDKDGKYWISSNHIKAAFIPYGASISDLIIQDQYGIPRDIVAGFDNASYYSIDRQHPHFGGVPGRYANRIKNGTFEIDGETYKVDLNDNNGLNTLHGGSDGWDYRNFTVVSHTNNSITFSFTDPDGKEGFPGEVVALITYTIIDWNWEIKMIATATTKKTPIMLSSHTYWNLDGFANNETSTALNHTLHMPYNGQRVAVDNILIPTGEILPNPKGSVNDFWSAPKQIGADFSKPELENNCGLNCTGYDNCWIVNRDDLGPYNWRTEGYIARLQSAWSGIQVDVYSDQDAFQMYSCSQQNGSVALKKSQGLFDNADHPRIIPKYGCVVLEVQDWIDGINNPAWGRGKKQIFEPGGDPYVLQASYRFSINSTSSDA, from the exons ATGTGCAAGACTCTCCGCTCCTCCCGCATAAGGGGAGGAGCGCCTTTGGGATATAAGCTCCTGCATCGCCCCATCGTTCCCTCACACAGATGCTCCTGTCCGTCTCTCCATCATAGTCGTCTGTTTTGGCCCGGGCTGCTTTGCGCTTCAGTTCTCTGTTACCTCGTCTGGTCCACTACCCTCGCGATGCGCTTCTCACTACTCCCCGCCGCTGTCGGGGCTCTCGTCCTCCCGGCCTCCATGGCCCAGTTTGTGGGCGGACCTGACGGAAACACAACAACAGCTCCCGCCGCGAGCCccgacaaggacggcaaaTACTGGATCTCCAGCAATCATATTAAGGCCGCCTTCATTCCCTACGGCGCTTCCATCTCGGACCTGATCATTCAAGATCAGTACGGTATCCCCCGtgacatcgtcgccggctttGACAACGCCAGCTATTACAGCATTGACCGTCAGCACCCTCACTTCGGCGGTGTGCCGGGCCGCTATGCAAACCGCATCAAGAACGGCACCTTTGAGATTGACGGCGAGACATACAAGGTTGACCTCAACGACAACAATGGCCTCAACACGCTCCACGGCGGCTCTGACGGCTGGGACTACCGCAACTTCACCGTTGTGTCGcacaccaacaacagcatcaCTTTCTCCTTCACGGACCCAGACGGAAAGGAGGGCTTCCCCGGTGAAGTTGTGGCGCTCATCACCTACACTATTATCGACTGGAACTGGGAGATCAAGATGATTGCCACCGCGACCACCAAGAAGACGCCCATCATGCTGAGTAGTCACACGTACTGGAACCTCGACGGCTTTGCCAACAATGAGACCAGCACGGCTCTTAACCACACTCTGCACATGCCCTACAACGGCCAGAGAGTGGCCGTTGACAACATCCTGATCCCCACCGGCGAGATCCTTCCTAACCCCAAGGGCTCCGTGAACGACTTCTGGAGTGCCCCGAAGCAGATCGGCGCCGACTTCTCTAAGCCCGAGCTTGAGAATAACTGTGGCCTAAACTGCACTGGCTATG ATAACTGCTGGATTGTGAACCGCGACGACCTTGGCCCCTACAACTGGCGCACCGAGGGATACATCGCCCGACTGCAGTCTGCCTGGTCTGGCATCCAGGTCGACGTTTATTCCGACCAGGACGCATTTCAAATGTACAGTTGCAGCCAGCAGAATGGCTCTGTAGCTCTTAAGAAGTCGCAAGGCCTCTTCGACAACGCCGATCACCCCCGCATCATCCCCAAATACGGCTGCGTCGTCCTTGAAGTCCAGGACTGGATCGATGGAATCAATAACCCCGCATGGGGCCGTGGCAAGAAGCAGATTTTCGAGCCCGGCGGTGACCCGTACGTTCTTCAGGCTAGCTACCGCTTCAGCATCAACTCCACCTCCTCTGATGCGTAG
- a CDS encoding ribose-phosphate diphosphokinase: MGDMTNDIKLLKGSSHGELSEKVAQRGKMGKKLVLTRECADYRLGIPLAKTMSEPGNINDGLMELLIMIHACRTASARRITAVIPCFPYARQDKKDKSRAPISAKLVANMLQVSGCVSFGSFARRRRQGRKDNTNRHVTDAREQNHVITMDLHASQIQGFFNIPVDNLYAEPSVLQWIRSNMNVEDCVIVSPDAGGAKRATGIADRLETGFALIHKERPRPNVVGRMILVGDVTDKIAILVDDMADTCGTLAKAAETLETGGAREVIAIVTHGVLSGNAVETLNKSCLSRIVVTNTVPLGDKIERCPKLRVIDISQVLGEAIRRTHNGESVSYLFNHVPV; this comes from the exons ATGGGGGATATGACGAACGACATCAAGCTCCTCAAGGGCAGCAGCCATGGGGAATTGTCCGAGAAGGTCGCGCAGCG GGGAAAAATGGGTAAAAAGCTGGTGCTGACGCGCGAATGCGCCGACTACAGACTGGGCATTCCCCTTGCGAAGACTATGAG CGAGCCCGGCAACATCAACGACGGTCTCATGGAGCTTCTCATCATGATCCATGCTTGCAGAACCGCTTCCGCCCGCCGCATCACCGCTGTCATCC CTTGTTTCCCCTACGCTagacaagacaagaaggacaagagcCGTGCTCCGATCAGCGCGAAGCTTGTCGCGAATATGCTCCAGGTCTCCGGTTGCGTAAGTTTCGGAAGTTTTGCTCGCCGAAGGAGGCAAGGGAGAAAGGACAACACGAACCGACATGTGACTGACGCGCGCGAACAGAACCACGTCATCACGATGGACCTCCACGCCTCGCAGATCCAGGGCTTCTTCAACATCCCCGTCGACAACCTCTACGCCGAGCCGAGTGTCCTGCAGTGGATTCGATCCAACATGAACGTCGAGGACTGTGTCATCGTCAGTCCCGACGCGGGCGGTGCCAAGCGTGCCACCGGTATTGCCGATCGCCTCGAGACCGGCTTCGCGCTTATTCACAAGGAGCGCCCGCGGCCCAACGTTGTCGGCCGCATGATTCTTGTTGGTGACGTTACGGACAAGATTGCCATTCTTGTTGACGACATGGCTGACACCTGTGGCACCCTTGCCAA GGCCGCTGAGACTCTTGAGACCGGTGGTGCTCGCGAAG tcatcgccatcgtcaccCACGGCGTGCTGAGCGGCAATGCGGTCGAGACCCTGAATAAGAGCTGCCTGTCTCGCATCGTTGTCACCAACACGGTGCCCCTTGGCGACAAGATCGAGCGCTGCCCTAAGCTGCGCGTCATTGACATCAGCCAGGTCCTGGGCGAAGCCATTCGGCGCACTCACAATGGTGAGAGTGTTAGCTACCTCTTCAACCACGTGCCCGTCTAG
- a CDS encoding Ctf8 gives MSSVKIHPPMKGPSASEGPLPPLIATPSGLALLEMQGTINLPHFNPDEDSDKSAPEVPIGKVVFPDYHPETQEEGSTAWMKRVFLYVGQHQRLHGEVKKLPKAMAIIRRREEATTGKGGEVEEELEIAEIVKYKIMFGNRPEPVTTETIS, from the coding sequence ATGTCATCGGTCAAGATCCACCCTCCCATGAAGGGCCCCTCAGCCTCAGAGGGCCCGCTGCCTCCGCTCATCGCAACTCCTTCTGGGCTCGCACTGCTTGAGATGCAGGGGACCATCAACCTGCCACACTTCAACCCCGACGAAGATAGTGACAAATCCGCGCCGGAGGTTCCCATTGGAAAGGTCGTCTTCCCCGATTACCACCCAGaaacccaagaagaaggcagcACGGCGTGGATGAAGCGCGTCTTCCTTTACGTTGGTCAGCATCAGAGGCTTCACGGTGAGGTCAAGAAGCTTCCCAAGGCCATGGCTATCATCCGACGCAGGGAAGAGGCGACAaccggcaagggcggcgaggtcgaggaggaactCGAGATCGCCGAGATCGTCAAATACAAGATCATGTTCGGAAACCGACCGGAGCCTGTTACCACGGAGACCATCTCGTAG
- a CDS encoding Diphthamide biosynthesis protein 1, whose protein sequence is MEEDRAQTDLGIAADIEASHREAEAAAKPVMKQPKKRFVGRRTAAEAAAKNGGSNGSIEDSSSIQVAQPRRGPRLLNQVPPEILNDPALNSAISILPSNYSFEIPKTIHRIRSSGAKKVALQMPEGLLLFATTISDILTEFCPGIETLIMGDVTYGACCIDDYTARAMGCDLLVHYAHSCLIPVDVTKIKTLYVFVDISIDTSHLLASLERNFASGKTIAIVGTIQFNATIHGVRGTLEKAGFKVLVPQIAPLSKGEILGCTSPRLTDDDRVDMILYLGDGRFHLESIMIHNPSVPAYRYDPYSRKLTRETYGHDEMQDLRRTAIRTAKTARKWGLILGSLGRQGNPHTMGLIEKRLRERGIPWVNLLLSEIFPGKLAMMSDVECWVQVACPRLSIDWGYAFPRPLLTPYEALVALEVKDDWGKGVYPMDYYGKDGLGRTKPAQLEAQV, encoded by the exons ATGGAGGAGGACCGGGCGCAAACCGACTtgggcatcgccgccgacatcgaggCGTCTCATCGTGaagcggaggcggcggccaagcCCGTAATGAAGCAGCCGAAGAAGCGGTTTGTCGGTAGAAGGAccgcggccgaggctgcGGCGAAGAACGGAGGCTCTAATGGATCTATCGAGGACAGCAGCTCCATTCAAG TTGCACAACCACGGAGAGGCCCGCGCCTCCTGAATCAAGTCCCCCCCGAGATCCTCAACGACCCGGCGCTCAATTCCGCCATTTCTATACTCCCTTCCAATTACAGCTTTGAGATACCCAAGACGATCCATCGCATCCGCTCCTCCGGCGCCAAGAAGGTCGCCCTCCAGATGCCCGAgggcctccttctcttcgCCACCACAATCTCCGATATCCTCACCGAGTTCTGCCCGGGCATCGAGACCCTCATCATGGGCGACGTCACCTACGGCGCCTGCTGCATCGACGACTACACCGCTCGCGCCATGGGCTGCGACCTTCTCGTGCACTACGCCCATAGCTGTCTCATTCCTGTCGACGTGACCAAGATCAAGACGCTCTAcgtcttcgtcgacatcAGTATCGACACATCGCACCTGCTCGCCTCCCTCGAGCGCAACTTCGCCTCGGGAAAGACtatcgccatcgtcggcacaATCCAGTTTAACGCCACAATCCACGGCGTGCGCGGCAcgctcgagaaggccggctTCAAGGTCCTTGTGCCGCAGATCGCGCCGCTGAGCAAGGGCGAGATCCTCGGCTGCACGAGCCCGCGACTGACGGATGATGACAGGGTCGACATGATCCTgtacctcggcgacggccgctTCCACCTCGAGAGCATCATGATCCACAACCCAAGCGTGCCGGCGTACCGCTACGACCCGTACTCGCGTAAGCTGACGCGCGAGACATACGGCCACGACGAGATGCAGGACCTGCGTCGGACGGCGATCCGGACGGCCAAGACGGCGCGCAAGTGGGGGCTGATCCTCGGCTCGTTGGGTCGCCAAGGGAACCCGCACACGATGGGGCTCATCGAGAAGCGGCTTCGGGAACGCGGCATCCCGTGGGTGAACCTGCTGCTGAGCGAGATCTTCCCTGGGAAGCTGGCCATGATGAGCGACGTGGAGTGCTGGGTGCAGGTCGCGTGCCCGCGGTTGAGCATTGACTGGGGGTACGCGTTCCCGCGGCCGCTGCTGACGCCATACGAGGCGCTGGTGGCGCTCGAGGTAAAGGATGACTGGGGCAAGGGGGTGTATCCTATGGATTACTATGGGAAGGATGGCCTTGGGCGGACGAAGCCTGCGCAGCTGGAGGCACAAGTTTGA